Part of the Sodalinema gerasimenkoae IPPAS B-353 genome is shown below.
AGACCACAGCCCCAATAAACGAGGCCAGAATGGCCGTGCCGAGGGTTAAACTCGATACATCCTGTAACAACTCCTCGACCACAAACAAAACCCCAGCAATCGGGGCATTAAACCCAGCCGCCAACCCAGCCGCAGCTCCAGCGGCAATGGTTTGGCGACGATACCCCGGAGATGTGGGCATCCAACGACTCATCGAAGCCGCCAAGGCTGCCCCCATATGTACCGTGGGTCCTTGTCGTCCCAGAGACATTCCCGACCCTGAGACCAACATCGTACTCAGCAGTTTCACCACCGCTAAGCGTAAGTTCAGGGACACCGCCTTCTGTAACCGCTGTGAGGACCCTAACTGTGCCTTGACATGGGACACACCGCTCCCCGTGGCATCTGGGGAAAATTCCTGAATTAACCAGCCCGCTAAAAATCCTCCCAGGGCGCCAAACAGAGGCAATTTGAACCATGGCGGCAAGCCCAACGAATCTTGAACCCGCCAACCGCCGAGCCAACCAATTCCCTGACGTAGAACAACTGCCGCCAGTCCTGAAACCACTCCAATGAAACAGGCTTCGATGAGAGCGAGTCGTCGCGGTTCGAGAAAATATAAATAGAGACGATGAAATCGCGATGAACCTGTCGCCCAGCTCCAATCCAAAGGTTTCATTCAGTTTAGAATTTTCTTCAATGGTACAAACTACCATCTGGCATAGTTGCTCCTGTCCAGATGCCCTCTAAGAAATTTACGGCTTCTAACGTGGCATTCCGCAAACTTGCGTGGCTAAAGTTACTGCCGAGGACATTCACCTGAGTGAGGCTAGCCTTCCAGAGGTAAGCCTGTTGGAAGGTTACATCGGTTAGATTAGCACCATCGAGATTCGCTAGGTTCAAATTGGCTTCTGTTAAATCAGCTCCCGTTAAATCGCTATTTTGCAAGTTGGCCTTCATCAAGTTCGCACTCACCAGGTTTGCGCGCACGAGCAGACTCGCTTCCAAGTTGGCCGCTCGCAGGTTTGCGCCGGTAAGGATAGCAACCCGCAATTGACTATCACTGAGATTGGCGGCACAGAGATTGGCACCGCTGAGGTTCGCACCGCTGAGTTTCGCGTTATGGAAGTCAACACCATCGAGATCTAGGGCTTGTAAATCCGCCCCATTGAGCCAGGCTTCACTCAAATTAACCCCATTGAGATTAGCACCGTTGAAATTCGCACCACTGAGGCGGGCCCCTTGAAGATTGGCCCAACTGAGGTTTGCGTCTCGTAGGTCAGCATTTCGGAGGTTGACCCCAGCTAGGTTCGCCCCACAGAGATTAACGCCGCAAAGGTTGGCCCGACGGAGGTTGACCCCACTTAAACTTGCACCACTGAGCTTGGCTCCCACCAGAGATGCGCCCACGAGGGAGGCCCCCTGAAGTTTGGCTTTGGTTAGGTCCGCATGGCTGAGATCTGCTTCATCGAGCTTAATATAACTGAGGTCTGCACCACACAGAAAACTGCTCGAAAGATTGGCATAATCCAGATTGGCGCGACTCAAATTCACAGAGTTGAGATAGGAGTTAGCCAAATTAATCTCTTTAAGCTGGAGTTGGTGTAAATCTGCACTAATTAAATTGCTGTTCTGAAAATCTCGTTTTCCAGCGTTATACTCGTCCAGAAGTTGTTTTGACTGACTCATGTTGGGGATCCTCGTACTTGGGATTCATCTAGCAAGGAAGGCTTAGCTTAAAAAGAGATAATTTAGGGCTATCCTCATAGGATTAGTATAACAGATTTGAGAAAGTTATAAAAAGAATATAAATAGGGTATTAAGCTTTATAAAGCTTTGCTAACGATTAGACATGAAACGATTAAAAACTCAGGAAATTGATTAAGTTTACTTATGTTGATGAATCATCAGAGGTTATTCGCTATACT
Proteins encoded:
- a CDS encoding pentapeptide repeat-containing protein — its product is MSQSKQLLDEYNAGKRDFQNSNLISADLHQLQLKEINLANSYLNSVNLSRANLDYANLSSSFLCGADLSYIKLDEADLSHADLTKAKLQGASLVGASLVGAKLSGASLSGVNLRRANLCGVNLCGANLAGVNLRNADLRDANLSWANLQGARLSGANFNGANLNGVNLSEAWLNGADLQALDLDGVDFHNAKLSGANLSGANLCAANLSDSQLRVAILTGANLRAANLEASLLVRANLVSANLMKANLQNSDLTGADLTEANLNLANLDGANLTDVTFQQAYLWKASLTQVNVLGSNFSHASLRNATLEAVNFLEGIWTGATMPDGSLYH